The genomic stretch TCACGGGTTTGGAGGGAAAGCATCCAGTATGGGAATACCGGAGATTATTATGTTTATTCGGGTTTAAACTAGTGTCACCTTGTTTAGCTTGAACCTGGTTGAGGGTTACTTCTCTCTATATTTTTTGTTCTCTCTGCCTGCCTGGCGTAGCTTATAAAGCGTAGACGCGTGGTTAGTTTTTTCATTAATTCTATTCTGGAATAGTCAGCGCTACAAAAAACGTATTGTTATTATCACGTCGAACCAGCAGTAAAATCGATTCACCAGGTTTGATCTCAGCCACTTGCCGCTCAAAGGCCTGTCTGGATGTAACCGTTTTAAGATTGCGAACATTAGGACCGATTTTCTGGATCATTTGTCCCACCCGGATATTCTTTCGGTAGGCTTCACTAAATTTTTCAACTGATGTAAGCAGGACCCCTTCCGTACCCCGGTTAAACCCGTAAAATTGCAGGCGGTCAGAACTGGGGGTCTCAACCGTTATGCCCAGATCTGATTTTTCAGATTCGAAAGGACCCACGGCACTGGCTTCTTCTGGTAATTCACCCAGTTTGATGGTTAGGGTTTTGAATTTTCCGTTCCGGAGAACCTTAAGCTTTTTCTTTTCATTGGGACGTTGAGTTGAAACCATGGTGGGTAATTGTTTTGAACTCTCTACTGTGTGCCCATCAAACTCCAGGATGACATCTCCCTGTTTTAAGCCAGCCTTGTCAGCGGGACTATCTTCAACCACCTGCCCAACCAGTGCCCCTGAAGCATTTTCCATACCCAGCATCCTGGCCATGGTTCCATCTACTGCCTGTACATAGACTCCCAGCCAGGCTCGGGTGACCCGTCCATTCTCCCTTAGATCCTCAATGACACGGTTGATAATGTTAACTGGAATAGCAAAGCCGATACCCTGACTGCC from Candidatus Neomarinimicrobiota bacterium encodes the following:
- a CDS encoding Do family serine endopeptidase is translated as MMKHLLRIIPLLIMVLLIPTQVQASDLSLAKSLSNTFADIAERVSPSVVTITSEHVYKHPGMDQFRRFQDMFPDHFRQFMPDGGREMLSTSLGSGIVISKDGYIITNNHVIEKGENIKVQFSDNRELDAEIIGSDPKTDVALIKVDANDLTPLKLGNSDRIRVGEWVLAVGSPFSGNLSQTVTQGIISGIGRSSVGLLDYEDFIQTDAAINPGNSGGPLVNLDGKLIGMNSAIASRSGGSQGIGFAIPVNIINRVIEDLRENGRVTRAWLGVYVQAVDGTMARMLGMENASGALVGQVVEDSPADKAGLKQGDVILEFDGHTVESSKQLPTMVSTQRPNEKKKLKVLRNGKFKTLTIKLGELPEEASAVGPFESEKSDLGITVETPSSDRLQFYGFNRGTEGVLLTSVEKFSEAYRKNIRVGQMIQKIGPNVRNLKTVTSRQAFERQVAEIKPGESILLLVRRDNNNTFFVALTIPE